In Cydia pomonella isolate Wapato2018A chromosome 1, ilCydPomo1, whole genome shotgun sequence, one genomic interval encodes:
- the LOC133515437 gene encoding leucine-rich repeat-containing G-protein coupled receptor 4, whose product MVAQKHVLAATLLCALAGQLGAGASLHCAMRREISPCTCRREESNTGAILVLCHRIKAYEEIAKALTNKFSPETKIGLDISHSQLPDIADHSFRELGLSITKLKLNNDNLSELPENAFTRLDLVDYFSVSDNALAEIPRHVVRHLPHAKTLDLCRNKISKLTEDDFKDLQELEHLLIANNEISKIERHALPKALKHVHLGINSLNSLNGALRDLDELEWIFINANNLKSLENELPIRSKKISFIHAAQNDLQSLPKDLRQMPTLDSLFFYDNNIKLLDGALQKSRKLTKINLSFNEIESLAEDEFAEAEVLAYLDISYNQIKSLNGSLRSLKSLRYLNLTHNSLIEFSLQEIKGLKKLDVIDFSHNKINHITGNMENLVDVETKVLELRLDHNHLVTLGGALVGFHGLMRLNLSNNQLQQISSDDLNGLEDLKVLDLSFNDIATLEETSKSFLPSLEELIAHHNNVSALDKDFHGLPSLCMADLSYNKIRSINYDLVSKTRCTINGVPSKLKIYLQDNPVLCDERMNEMVMMLENLNARVSGSSTCLGTQTAAPLLSMRALNDVAPRQDAAVIVVAHLLPHDDQRPLPPTYRRVGALIGHVLPEHEGGLPVVVEPPVTLPPTTNVVVKWPDDQHPHPLADLRLRDLNAPAQ is encoded by the exons ATGGTCGCGCAGAAGCACGTGCTCGCGGCCACGCTCCTGTGCGCGCTGGCCGGCCAGCTCGGCGCCGGGGCCAGCCTCCACTGCGCCATGCGCAGGGAGATCTCCCCGTGCACCTGCCGGCGCGAGGAATCCAACACCGGTGCCATCCTCGTCCTCTGCCACCGGATCAAAGCTTATGAAGAGATCGCGAAAGCCCTCACTAATAAATTCAGCCCAGAAACAAAAATTGGACTCGACATATCCCATTCGCAGCTGCCGGATATTGCTGATCACAGTTTTCGAGAACTAGGCCTCTCTATCACAAAACTGAAACTGAATAATGACAATCTAAG CGAACTGCCAGAGAACGCGTTCACAAGGCTAGACCTGGTGGACTACTTCAGCGTGTCGGACAACGCGCTGGCCGAGATCCCGCGCCACGTGGTACGGCATCTGCCGCACGCCAAGACTCTGGACCTTTGCCGCAACAAGATCTCCAAGCTCACCGAGGACGACTTTAAA GACTTACAAGAACTCGAACACTTGTTAATAGCTAACAACGAGATATCAAAGATCGAGCGGCACGCTTTACCAAAAGCCCTGAAGCACGTTCATCTTGGAATCAATAGCCTGAACAGCCTAAACGGTGCGCTCAGAGATCTGGACGAGTTGGAGTGGATATTCATTAACGCTAATAACCTGAAATCCCTCGAGAATGAATTACCaata AGATCAAAAAAGATATCCTTCATACATGCCGCACAAAACGACCTGCAAAGTTTGCCCAAGGACCTAAGGCAAATGCCTACGCTAGACTCCCTATTTTTCTACGACAATAACATCAAACTGTTGGATGGGGCTCTGCAAAAATCTCGAAAATTAACAAAGATCAATCTTTCATTTAATGAAATTGAAAGC ttGGCTGAAGATGAATTTGCGGAAGCTGAAGTTTTGGCGTATCTCGACATTTCgtacaatcaaattaaatcacTCAATGGTTCGTTGAGAAGCCTTAAGTCGTTGCGCTATTTGAACCTAACGCATAACTCTTTAATAGAGTTCTCTCTGCAAGAAATTAAAGGTTTAAAGAAATTAGATGTAATCGATTTTTCGCATAACAAAATTAATCACATCACTGGAAACATGGAG AACCTAGTCGACGTTGAAACGAAAGTGCTGGAGTTGCGCCTGGATCACAACCATCTCGTAACCCTCGGGGGCGCTCTAGTAGGGTTCCATGGCCTCATGAGACTTAACCTGAGCAACAACCAGCTGCAGCAGATATCATCGGACGACCTCAATGGCCTGGAAGACTTGAAAGTTCTCGACTTATCGTTTAACGACATCGCCACCCTGGAAGAAACTTCTAAG TCATTTTTGCCATCTCTTGAGGAGCTAATCGCACACCACAACAACGTCAGTGCCCTCGACAAAGACTTCCACGGGCTCCCGTCGTTGTGCATGGCAGATCTGTCGTACAACAAGATCCGCTCCATCAATTACGATCTCGTGTCAAAAACGCGGTGTACCATAAACGGTGTACCCAGTAAACTGAAGATATACCTTCAAG ATAATCCGGTGTTATGCGACGAACGGATGAATGAGATGGTTATGATGCTGGAGAATCTGAACGCTCGGGTGAGCGGGTCGTCGACGTGCCTGGGCACGCAGACGGCGGCGCCGCTGCTCAGCATGCGTGCTCTGAACGACGTGGCGCCGCGACAGGACGCCGCCGTCATCGTGGTAGCGCATCTGCTGCCGCACGATGACCAGCGCCCGCTACCGCCCACGTACCGGCGCGTCGGCGCCCTCATCGGCCACGTGCTCCCCGAGCACGAGGGCGGGCTGCCCGTGGTGGTGGAGCCTCCCGTCACGCTGCCGCCCACCACCAACGTCGTCGTCAAGTGGCCCGACGACCAGCACCCGCACCCGCTCGCGGATCTGCGCCTGCGCGACCTCAACGCGCCGGCGCAGTGA